The following proteins are encoded in a genomic region of Leptospira fainei serovar Hurstbridge str. BUT 6:
- a CDS encoding DUF885 domain-containing protein — MKKIIYFVLLPIAGVAFLVGGLIWHTANYRPLTLYLFYEKIFWENVLDDPETLSSLRILDSWGIHSHNYEWTDSSPERELEIADRKKRQLEILRSYDSTGLKAEDKSYYRALEWGLELAAKGEAFVYYDYPVNQLFGLQNQIPTFLATVHDIENENDVEAYIARLRKIPNKIDQSLRGLRLRQSKGITPPVFILDKVLDEIKGFRRSKPQTNILYTSLEKKLAKIEKLKIRKKEYLESVEKEIERSVYPSYEKLEEFLFQQKKAADNKAGVWKLPDGDDYYAQVLKFHTTTSLSPEEIHSIGISEVNRIQTEMKEILKSLGLNSREIPAALKELRLRSEFLFPSSDLGREQALSAYREILEDSIVKSKPLFPIWPKASIEVQRIPAFKEAGAPGAYYEEPSWDGKRPGVFYANLRDLKEVPKFGMRTLTYHEAIPGHHLQIAWAQELTNAPRILRMTHYTAFVEGWALYAERLANDYEFFSDPYSNLGRLQAELFRAVRLVVDTGIHRKRWSREQAIEYMGKNTGMPPKDVTAEIERYIVYPGQACAYKIGMLSFLRLREDWKIAKGANFDIKEFHGFALGAGSLPMEILEERSKEKLIAPKN; from the coding sequence ATGAAAAAGATAATATACTTTGTCCTCTTGCCGATTGCAGGGGTCGCCTTTCTTGTAGGCGGTTTGATCTGGCACACGGCTAATTACCGGCCTTTAACATTATATTTGTTTTATGAAAAAATTTTCTGGGAAAACGTATTGGACGATCCCGAGACGCTGTCTTCGCTTAGAATACTCGACTCTTGGGGAATTCATTCTCATAACTACGAATGGACGGACTCTTCTCCTGAGCGCGAACTTGAAATTGCGGATCGAAAAAAGAGGCAACTTGAAATTTTAAGAAGCTATGATTCGACCGGACTGAAGGCAGAAGATAAGTCTTACTATCGCGCTTTGGAATGGGGTTTGGAGCTGGCGGCAAAGGGAGAGGCGTTCGTTTACTACGATTATCCTGTAAACCAGCTCTTCGGGTTACAGAACCAGATCCCTACGTTTTTAGCTACAGTGCACGACATTGAAAATGAAAATGATGTCGAGGCATATATTGCGAGGTTACGGAAAATACCGAATAAGATCGATCAGAGCCTGCGCGGGCTAAGATTGCGGCAATCGAAAGGAATTACCCCTCCTGTTTTTATACTGGATAAGGTGCTGGATGAAATTAAAGGCTTTCGAAGATCGAAACCTCAGACGAATATTCTTTACACTAGCCTCGAAAAGAAATTAGCAAAAATAGAAAAACTGAAAATTAGAAAAAAAGAATATTTAGAGAGTGTGGAGAAAGAAATAGAGCGATCGGTGTATCCGTCATACGAAAAACTCGAAGAATTTCTTTTCCAGCAAAAAAAGGCAGCGGATAATAAAGCCGGAGTTTGGAAATTACCGGACGGCGACGATTATTATGCTCAAGTTTTAAAATTTCATACCACCACTTCGCTATCTCCGGAAGAAATACATTCGATCGGAATTTCGGAAGTAAACAGAATCCAAACCGAAATGAAGGAAATTTTAAAATCTCTCGGTCTTAACAGCCGTGAGATTCCGGCCGCATTGAAAGAGTTACGGTTGCGTTCCGAGTTTTTATTTCCTTCTTCCGACCTTGGACGGGAACAAGCTCTGTCGGCCTATCGAGAGATTTTGGAGGATTCGATCGTAAAATCTAAACCTCTCTTTCCAATCTGGCCGAAAGCGAGCATTGAAGTGCAAAGAATACCTGCATTTAAGGAAGCCGGAGCACCCGGCGCCTATTATGAAGAACCGAGTTGGGACGGAAAGAGACCCGGAGTTTTTTACGCAAATCTACGGGATCTAAAGGAAGTTCCGAAATTCGGAATGCGGACACTTACTTATCATGAAGCGATTCCCGGTCATCATTTACAAATTGCTTGGGCTCAGGAATTGACGAACGCGCCCAGAATTTTAAGGATGACTCATTATACGGCATTTGTGGAAGGCTGGGCATTATATGCGGAGCGATTGGCAAACGATTACGAATTCTTTTCCGATCCGTATTCGAATCTGGGACGTTTGCAAGCCGAACTTTTTAGGGCGGTTCGACTCGTCGTTGACACCGGAATTCATAGGAAGCGATGGTCGCGAGAACAAGCAATCGAATACATGGGTAAAAATACCGGGATGCCGCCAAAAGACGTTACCGCGGAAATAGAACGATATATCGTTTATCCCGGTCAAGCCTGTGCATATAAAATCGGAATGCTATCCTTCTTACGTCTACGAGAGGATTGGAAAATTGCGAAAGGCGCTAACTTTGACATCAAGGAATTTCACGGTTTTGCGTTGGGCGCCGGTTCTTTGCCGATGGAAATTTTGGAAGAGCGGTCAAAGGAAAAGTTGATAGCTCCTAAGAATTAA
- the thiD gene encoding bifunctional hydroxymethylpyrimidine kinase/phosphomethylpyrimidine kinase has product MTPDKPVIVTIAGSDSGGGAGIQADLKTINAIGNFGASALTCLSAQNPDGISGILELDPDFLEKQVRAIFSYFPVAAVKTGMLFSKPLISRLSTLIHEFKASGHAFRLVVDPVMVATSGVKLLQDSAIESLILELIPMADLITPNLDEAHLLGTDIVSSISEMDPAAKFLSQKYGISVLLKGGHLKNVSEAIDVLALPDGNTTVYSKPFVPNFYPHGTGCTYSSAIASYWAKGHSLPESISLAKEFLHAAIEQAYSIGKSKTLNHNPKIF; this is encoded by the coding sequence ATGACACCAGATAAACCTGTTATAGTCACCATTGCCGGCTCCGATTCCGGAGGAGGAGCCGGAATCCAAGCGGATTTAAAAACGATAAATGCTATCGGAAATTTTGGGGCTTCTGCATTAACTTGCCTAAGCGCACAAAATCCTGATGGAATATCGGGGATACTTGAGTTAGATCCTGATTTTCTAGAGAAGCAGGTTCGCGCTATATTTTCTTATTTTCCCGTTGCAGCCGTAAAAACCGGAATGCTCTTCTCAAAGCCTCTAATTTCAAGACTGTCCACATTGATTCACGAATTCAAAGCCTCCGGACATGCGTTCCGACTAGTTGTCGACCCCGTAATGGTTGCGACTAGCGGAGTCAAACTGCTTCAAGATAGCGCAATCGAATCGTTAATTCTAGAATTAATACCTATGGCAGATTTAATCACTCCGAATCTTGACGAGGCGCATCTGCTTGGAACTGATATTGTTTCCTCGATATCAGAGATGGATCCGGCCGCTAAATTTCTTTCTCAAAAATACGGAATAAGCGTACTTTTAAAGGGAGGACATCTCAAAAATGTAAGCGAGGCAATCGACGTCTTAGCTCTCCCGGATGGAAATACGACGGTCTATTCCAAACCGTTTGTTCCGAATTTTTACCCTCATGGAACCGGTTGCACTTATTCATCGGCGATCGCTTCTTATTGGGCAAAAGGTCATTCTCTACCCGAATCAATTTCTTTGGCTAAGGAATTTCTTCATGCAGCTATAGAACAGGCATATTCGATCGGAAAATCCAAAACCTTAAATCATAACCCTAAGATATTTTAA
- a CDS encoding MGMT family protein, with protein MKKLPRSQNKAIIKKPSFYEEVYKIAKKIPKGKITSYGRIAVLLGKPRAARAVGYALNALSKDREQKIPWQRVINSQGKISFRGDSHRAILQRKILQSEGIEFDRNDTADFRKFGWP; from the coding sequence ATGAAAAAACTCCCGCGATCTCAGAATAAAGCGATAATTAAAAAGCCTAGTTTTTATGAAGAAGTTTATAAAATTGCAAAGAAAATTCCCAAAGGGAAAATCACTAGCTATGGCAGGATCGCGGTCTTACTAGGAAAGCCGAGAGCAGCAAGAGCCGTAGGTTACGCTTTGAATGCCCTCTCTAAAGACCGGGAACAAAAAATTCCTTGGCAAAGAGTAATCAATAGCCAAGGGAAAATCTCTTTTCGAGGCGACTCTCATAGAGCCATTTTGCAAAGAAAAATTTTACAATCGGAGGGAATCGAGTTCGATCGGAATGATACGGCAGACTTTAGGAAATTCGGATGGCCTTAG
- a CDS encoding GAF domain-containing sensor histidine kinase — protein sequence MKIIRKFGPILGLVLAITLLQTAVILAFSFTSLDPRQVEILLISLPASTIIAILAYMGLSRLTGDRDFSRAIDRFTVRDRQYLKYLSSLDRFKSDLIATNITDSVCEKILKFIPNIVPPTTAKIYLWREDLGTFSPFPREGTSEHFYIFDPFLLWVTEHDRIFHVSEFQTNPIYSQIKEHALLFAERTKSELLVPLILNRSLLGMLVLGARKEGGDYTQEELEKLNEVRSVSVMSLSNSIFYERLIELTETLEEKVRNRTRELENAQSQLVMSEKMASLGTMVAGIAHEINTPAGVINGSADNLESNMNYIVKNVFDVVRFARNRKLRKSFEIALLYILRDRKKSEPMESKDKFRIKKEIRDEMITLGIEPGLASDVSSFIIENDALEIRKYISEVIVHGESKGYYMLKHASNTNKNIKNIRYSIRNIVRIVKALKYYSHLDQSKSFTNADIIEGIENTLVIMHNQLKYGVEVRKNFSPIPKVVCNPDELNQVWTNLIQNANQAIRGQGVIEVSVYSGEEKVIVEIQDDGPGILPSIKDRIWDPFFTTKDQGEGSGLGLGIVKGIIEKHKGSISFDSRPGRTVFKVELPLRPPETSTNELVSADKP from the coding sequence ATGAAAATCATACGTAAATTCGGACCTATTCTTGGCCTGGTCCTGGCCATTACTCTATTACAAACCGCGGTAATCTTAGCTTTCAGTTTTACTTCCCTAGACCCACGGCAGGTGGAGATTCTTCTAATCAGTCTTCCTGCATCTACAATTATCGCAATACTTGCATATATGGGTCTATCTCGTTTAACGGGAGACCGTGACTTTTCTCGCGCCATCGATCGATTCACCGTAAGAGACCGTCAGTATCTTAAATATTTATCGTCGTTAGATAGATTTAAAAGCGACCTGATCGCTACTAATATTACCGACTCGGTTTGTGAAAAGATACTAAAGTTCATTCCGAATATTGTGCCCCCCACTACGGCAAAAATTTATCTTTGGAGGGAGGATTTAGGCACTTTTTCGCCGTTCCCACGGGAAGGTACGTCCGAACATTTTTATATTTTTGATCCTTTCTTACTCTGGGTAACGGAACACGATCGAATCTTTCATGTTTCGGAATTTCAAACAAACCCGATTTACTCACAAATTAAAGAGCATGCGCTATTGTTTGCGGAAAGAACGAAATCGGAACTTTTAGTCCCCCTTATTTTAAACAGAAGTTTGTTAGGCATGTTAGTACTCGGGGCGCGAAAGGAAGGCGGTGATTACACCCAAGAAGAACTGGAAAAGCTTAACGAAGTACGCTCGGTTTCAGTTATGTCGCTATCCAATTCCATTTTTTACGAACGACTCATCGAATTAACCGAGACTCTCGAAGAAAAGGTTCGTAATCGAACCAGAGAACTGGAAAACGCGCAATCTCAGTTAGTCATGTCCGAAAAAATGGCTTCTTTAGGAACGATGGTCGCCGGAATCGCGCACGAAATAAATACACCGGCGGGAGTCATTAACGGTTCGGCCGACAATCTAGAATCGAATATGAACTATATCGTAAAAAACGTGTTCGATGTGGTTCGATTTGCTCGTAATAGAAAGCTTCGAAAGTCATTTGAAATCGCCTTACTCTATATTTTACGCGATCGAAAGAAATCCGAGCCTATGGAATCGAAAGATAAATTCCGAATCAAAAAGGAAATCCGTGACGAAATGATCACGCTCGGAATAGAGCCCGGACTAGCGAGCGACGTCTCTTCCTTTATTATCGAAAACGATGCATTGGAAATTCGCAAGTATATATCCGAAGTCATCGTTCACGGAGAAAGCAAGGGTTATTATATGCTTAAACATGCTTCTAATACGAATAAAAATATTAAGAATATTCGATATTCTATTAGAAATATCGTTCGAATCGTAAAAGCTTTGAAATACTACTCTCATCTAGACCAAAGCAAGTCCTTTACTAACGCGGATATCATTGAAGGAATCGAAAATACTTTGGTTATCATGCACAATCAATTGAAGTACGGAGTCGAAGTTCGAAAGAATTTTTCTCCTATCCCCAAGGTAGTCTGTAATCCGGACGAGCTTAATCAGGTATGGACGAATTTGATTCAAAACGCTAATCAGGCTATACGGGGACAAGGAGTTATAGAGGTATCCGTCTATTCCGGAGAAGAAAAAGTCATTGTGGAGATTCAAGACGATGGTCCCGGAATTCTACCGTCTATAAAAGATAGAATTTGGGATCCGTTCTTTACCACAAAAGACCAAGGCGAAGGATCCGGTTTAGGATTAGGTATAGTGAAAGGGATTATCGAAAAACATAAAGGAAGTATAAGTTTCGATTCCAGACCGGGAAGGACGGTTTTTAAAGTGGAGCTTCCGTTGCGACCGCCGGAAACTTCGACAAACGAGCTAGTTTCTGCCGACAAACCTTAA
- the rsgA gene encoding ribosome small subunit-dependent GTPase A, protein MTTPNERVKEFFTIATVFGAFYDLYSPKRGRLRAVLRGKLRTIISKERHPFVVGDLVLAEESGGEWAIFEKRPRRNELLRKSKEGDAQVLCANVDQVAILASLRDPETKDGFLDRCLAAVTSAGIRPIILFTKKDLVDQKMLTDRLTSYANLGYEVLAVSCKTGEGISELISKFSRKTTFLAGNSGVGKSSLVNVLSEKELQKTSAVSISTHKGKHTTTNSNFLILDDDIILIDSPGIKEWGILHLTKGEILESFPEIAKFKDDCKVSNCCQAAPGCKLLEILESGLEIREERKKSLESMLASLENPFRITRRDHLKNESLS, encoded by the coding sequence ATGACCACGCCCAATGAACGAGTAAAGGAGTTTTTTACTATTGCAACCGTCTTTGGGGCCTTCTACGATCTATACTCTCCCAAGAGAGGTCGTCTTCGAGCCGTTCTTCGAGGAAAACTACGAACAATTATTTCGAAGGAGCGCCATCCGTTCGTCGTCGGCGATCTCGTTTTAGCCGAGGAGTCGGGAGGTGAGTGGGCCATATTCGAAAAAAGACCTCGTAGAAATGAACTTTTACGAAAAAGTAAAGAAGGAGATGCACAAGTACTTTGTGCGAATGTGGATCAAGTTGCAATCCTCGCCTCTTTGCGAGACCCGGAAACGAAGGATGGGTTTTTGGACCGGTGTCTAGCTGCGGTTACCTCCGCCGGAATTCGTCCCATCATTCTCTTTACAAAAAAAGACCTCGTGGATCAAAAGATGTTAACCGATCGGTTGACATCTTACGCTAATTTGGGCTATGAAGTTTTGGCGGTATCTTGTAAAACCGGTGAAGGAATTTCGGAACTAATTTCCAAGTTTTCTCGCAAAACCACATTTTTAGCCGGTAATTCAGGAGTGGGAAAATCAAGTTTAGTAAACGTCTTATCTGAAAAGGAACTCCAAAAAACCTCGGCAGTAAGTATTTCCACCCATAAGGGAAAGCATACGACCACGAATTCCAATTTTCTAATTTTAGATGATGATATTATCTTGATAGACTCTCCTGGAATTAAGGAATGGGGAATACTCCACCTGACTAAGGGAGAGATTCTAGAAAGTTTTCCTGAGATTGCGAAGTTTAAGGACGACTGTAAGGTCTCGAATTGCTGTCAAGCGGCTCCAGGTTGTAAATTGCTGGAAATTTTAGAGTCAGGTTTGGAGATCAGAGAAGAGAGGAAGAAGAGTCTCGAATCTATGCTTGCAAGCCTGGAAAACCCGTTTAGAATCACACGAAGGGATCACCTTAAAAATGAAAGTCTCTCCTAA
- a CDS encoding FecR family protein, whose product MFQTKIKFITVSILAVASLIACGPKTGLDQVKSEAPIAPAKIVWIVGDVKIQSAAGEKKAELGQTVSGADTIFTGANGSVEIIVADSGIIKVSKNSELSVATIVSDSGSEVKVNVNYGKIVTMVRKEQKNSDFKVVTPTALAGVRGTTFLTSVENPSGNKASCAQSGCDVRFAVLEGSVAVTKVGEESEVILDRNRELTLKKNQKLTDKLILSLRSESLKEMKGLIVLKKNDVLEYNRLAEELKASSEELRILSQASTVEEAKVQLQKREVTRNNADEVTQTARAVNENKYVQQDMQKERLKLNPKETF is encoded by the coding sequence ATGTTTCAAACCAAAATTAAATTCATTACCGTTTCAATCCTAGCGGTTGCATCCTTAATCGCTTGCGGGCCTAAAACCGGATTAGACCAAGTAAAGTCTGAAGCTCCGATTGCACCTGCAAAAATCGTATGGATAGTCGGCGATGTGAAGATTCAATCTGCCGCCGGGGAAAAGAAAGCGGAACTCGGTCAGACCGTTTCCGGTGCTGATACTATTTTCACCGGTGCCAATGGTAGCGTAGAAATCATCGTAGCTGATAGCGGGATCATTAAGGTTTCCAAAAATAGCGAACTTTCTGTGGCTACAATCGTATCGGATAGCGGATCGGAAGTTAAGGTAAACGTAAACTACGGCAAAATCGTAACGATGGTTCGTAAAGAACAGAAAAATTCCGATTTCAAAGTCGTTACTCCCACTGCATTGGCAGGCGTTCGCGGAACTACATTCTTAACTTCGGTTGAGAATCCGTCCGGAAATAAAGCGAGCTGTGCTCAGTCCGGTTGCGACGTCAGGTTCGCGGTTTTGGAAGGATCTGTCGCAGTTACGAAAGTCGGTGAAGAGTCCGAAGTAATTCTTGATCGCAATCGTGAGCTTACTTTGAAAAAGAACCAAAAGCTGACCGACAAACTAATCCTGTCGCTTCGCTCGGAATCTCTCAAAGAAATGAAAGGTCTGATCGTTCTGAAGAAGAACGACGTGCTAGAATACAATCGTCTTGCGGAAGAACTAAAAGCATCCAGCGAAGAATTGAGAATTTTGAGCCAGGCTTCCACCGTGGAAGAGGCGAAAGTCCAATTGCAGAAGCGTGAGGTTACTAGGAATAACGCGGATGAGGTGACTCAAACTGCTAGAGCTGTTAATGAAAATAAATATGTTCAGCAGGACATGCAGAAAGAAAGACTTAAATTAAATCCTAAAGAGACTTTCTAA
- a CDS encoding LIC10124 family lipoprotein: protein MGTFNSCKYTLISLLQILLIGACSTVQKLDEAPRVIQEPYYKNVGEAQLGFQFRDSDTDYKIRKIGHEKPTLAFSPIAYPKSIDKKLGSYFEQELGLVWKNIEFTNAKIPSEAWENSQTLLAAAKNSEVDALVRGIVSETESGWSFKFTIVDPVSGYKFGEFEASFKRPGSTSDEVGTWSQVFFWKTGDRIISLDPRKATVPVWDKKPDSSIIRELAYSSIKGKISIQASSGDTEVHNKGILLGKTPLLDISLPEGVQEIQLSLKGKKPISKTVVVRAGKKSFLFQEWEEDKTLGSAKIVSVPAGLSVSVDGFKQGETPFFHSGLNPGGYQIELIKENPEGSLVYYEGTLEVKSDKVSELAFPYSSSSLLSEPEFWKASGEAGFNPFGPLGVEFNKSKNLSPGWNGIYSLPIPSDELEITGYFLLPVDHKTGSVAVTIHTPGLNLGLDAGPDKVSVFNFPSDGKTIGTYRYLKLENDIGRKFSFRTNAKEKKIFLYLGNDLVWESQVSFQGFWTISVLTRGEDFRERAPLKDLKIQYRGYK, encoded by the coding sequence ATGGGAACCTTTAATTCTTGCAAATATACGCTTATCTCCCTGCTACAAATCCTATTGATTGGAGCCTGTTCGACTGTCCAAAAATTGGACGAAGCTCCTCGCGTAATCCAGGAACCGTATTACAAAAACGTCGGAGAAGCTCAACTTGGCTTTCAATTTAGAGATTCCGATACCGATTATAAAATTCGGAAAATCGGACATGAAAAACCGACTCTAGCATTTTCCCCGATTGCTTACCCTAAATCCATAGATAAGAAATTGGGCTCCTATTTCGAACAGGAGCTTGGGCTTGTTTGGAAGAATATAGAATTTACAAACGCCAAAATTCCTTCCGAAGCTTGGGAGAATTCTCAGACCTTACTTGCTGCCGCAAAGAATTCCGAAGTGGACGCGTTGGTTCGAGGAATCGTTTCGGAAACCGAGTCCGGATGGTCGTTTAAATTCACGATTGTTGACCCTGTTAGCGGTTATAAATTCGGCGAGTTTGAAGCGTCCTTCAAACGGCCCGGAAGTACTAGTGATGAAGTTGGAACTTGGAGCCAGGTCTTTTTCTGGAAGACAGGAGATCGAATCATCTCTCTAGATCCGCGTAAAGCAACTGTCCCTGTTTGGGATAAAAAACCTGATTCCTCGATTATAAGGGAATTAGCATATTCTTCAATAAAAGGGAAAATCAGTATTCAAGCTTCCTCCGGAGATACCGAAGTCCACAATAAGGGAATTTTACTTGGAAAAACGCCCTTGCTCGATATTTCCCTACCCGAAGGAGTTCAAGAAATTCAGCTTAGCCTCAAGGGTAAAAAACCGATCTCTAAAACCGTAGTCGTTCGAGCCGGAAAGAAATCGTTTTTATTTCAGGAATGGGAAGAAGACAAAACTCTCGGATCGGCAAAAATCGTGAGCGTCCCCGCGGGTCTCTCGGTTTCGGTGGATGGATTCAAGCAAGGTGAAACACCTTTTTTCCATAGCGGCTTGAATCCCGGTGGATATCAAATAGAACTTATCAAAGAGAATCCGGAAGGATCTCTGGTATATTACGAAGGCACGCTTGAAGTAAAATCCGATAAAGTTTCCGAACTCGCTTTTCCTTATTCTTCAAGCAGCTTGTTAAGCGAACCGGAATTTTGGAAAGCGTCAGGCGAGGCAGGATTCAACCCTTTCGGACCTCTCGGCGTGGAGTTTAATAAAAGTAAAAATCTTTCCCCCGGTTGGAATGGGATCTATTCTCTGCCGATTCCTTCGGATGAATTGGAAATAACGGGTTACTTCCTACTTCCCGTCGATCATAAAACCGGCTCTGTAGCCGTAACTATTCACACTCCTGGTTTAAATCTTGGACTGGATGCCGGTCCGGATAAAGTATCCGTTTTTAATTTTCCCTCGGATGGAAAGACAATCGGTACGTACCGGTATTTGAAACTTGAGAACGATATCGGCAGAAAGTTCTCCTTTCGGACCAATGCGAAAGAAAAGAAGATTTTCCTATATCTCGGAAACGATCTCGTTTGGGAAAGCCAAGTCTCTTTCCAAGGATTTTGGACGATTTCCGTTTTGACCCGGGGCGAAGATTTCCGAGAAAGAGCACCGTTAAAAGATTTGAAAATTCAATATAGGGGCTACAAATGA